Proteins co-encoded in one Brassica oleracea var. oleracea cultivar TO1000 chromosome C4, BOL, whole genome shotgun sequence genomic window:
- the LOC106342231 gene encoding GDSL esterase/lipase At3g53100 has product MQEMRVSGFWVLLLVSCLICKSKGAIVPALIMFGDSIVDVGNNNNLLSIVKSNFPPYGRDFTNRTPTGRFCNGKLAVDFSAEYLGFPSYPPAYLSREARNEDFLIGANFASASSGYYDATSVPFGAIPLPRQLSYYRTYQNRVRSMIGRERARTMFSKSIHILSAGSSDFLQNYYVNPLLNILNTPDQFSDILMRSYSEFIQNLYELGARRIGVISLPPMGCLPAAITLFGAGNKSCVERLNNDAVMFNTKLEATTQALMKRHSGLKLVAFNAYQPLMDIITNPYDNGFFETKRACCGTGTIETSFLCNSLSLGTCSNATGYVFWDGFHPTEAVYELLAGQLLSQGISLIS; this is encoded by the exons ATGCAAGAGATGAGAGTTTCAGGGTTTTGGGTTCTTTTATTGGTTTCTTGTTTAATCTGCAAATCCAAAGGAGCCATTGTTCCTGCACTCATCATGTTCGGTGACTCCATTGTTGACGTTGGCAACAACAATAACTTACTCAGCATTGTCAAGTCAAACTTCCCTCCTTATGGCAGAGACTTCACCAATCGAACACCCACAGGAAGATTCTGCAACGGTAAACTCGCTGTAGATTTCTCAG CTGAGTACCTTGGCTTCCCTTCATACCCACCTGCATACCTAAGCAGAGAAGCAAGAAACGAGGATTTCTTGATTGGTGCCAACTTTGCATCAGCGTCTTCAGGATACTATGATGCCACATCTGTTCCATTT GGCGCGATCCCCTTACCACGACAGTTGAGCTATTACAGGACGTATCAAAACAGAGTGAGGAGCATGATCGGAAGGGAGAGAGCACGCACTATGTTCTCTAAATCTATCCATATTTTGAGTGCGGGATCTAGCGACTTTCTTCAGAACTATTACGTCAATCCGCTGCTCAACATCCTAAATACACCTGATCAGTTCTCTGATATTCTCATGCGATCTTACTCAGAGTTCATCCAG AATCTGTATGAACTAGGAGCAAGGAGAATTGGAGTGATATCGTTACCGCCAATGGGTTGCCTGCCTGCAGCTATCACTCTTTTCGGTGCAGGAAACAAGAGTTGTGTCGAGAGGCTCAACAATGATGCTGTCATGTTCAACACCAAACTTGAAGCCACAACACAGGCATTGATGAAACGACACTCAGGCCTCAAGCTTGTCGCCTTTAACGCCTACCAACCTCTCATGGACATCATCACCAACCCATATGACAATG GATTCTTTGAAACAAAAAGGGCATGCTGTGGAACAGGAACAATAGAGACATCGTTCCTTTGTAATTCTCTTTCCTTAGGAACGTGTTCAAATGCCACAGGATATGTGTTTTGGGATGGATTTCATCCCACAGAGGCTGTGTACGAGCTCTTGGCTGGTCAACTATTGAGTCAAGGGATTTCTCTAATCTCTTAA
- the LOC106342229 gene encoding E3 ubiquitin-protein ligase UPL7 — translation MDLNRKHKVSLRGASSEEMSRDALLAKVSQARELRSYARRANAAAIFIQRVWRSYIVRKKAAFVIQEEWESSLSCNSDTLTKSWVSSRVLRPFLFFIRSLCVQHQKIEPRDVQCMHTCFKILLESINSNDQGYHFCSLAVGTFEESKTWACQTRRLVSLCSFLLTECSYSQERIKDVLGVSALLLRILIVLTDPKSWKIISKQNFEDAETAGKMIVQFLGSSKSGYYRAVRKYIKSLTKNSDERLLITTSAVTLALRPFHARQPTFVDDNQPDTNLAVEGYVSLILTVPRLVCCLPSALIRALKHKSILMPSFHTILILRDKLLTRISEIEHSEKQSCTTEIPSVGWAMGNIISLATVSENDFMDTQESNPEMFYVLYVHVIVTLAENLLSQVEKVGTRDIHLDFEATPDDTEKGKSSVKISFVELLRPVCQQWHLAKLLAASGKETRVTADKDASTRSKKGSETLELFDIARFYSCMLRIFCVLNPVVGPLPVLNMLSFCPGYVVSLWSSLESVLLPEDGCTADESSHKPAKASWNTRSASEKKLKHLKNDGVNKWVNVLNKFSGKSPGPREHVESTVDQPGSSQANESTDDGWDVQTLRSGPVGISKDVSCLLHLFCASYAHLLVVLDDIQFYEKQIPFTLEKQRRIASVLNTLVYNGLLRGTGPENRQLMDSAIRCLHLLYERDCRHPFCPSALWLSPGRTSRPPIAFAARTHEVLPTNDVFTSPSMGSVITITPHVFPFEERVHVFREFISMDKASRKMAGEVDAPGARSIEIVVRRGHVVEDGFRQLNSIGSRLKSSIHVSFVNESGLPEAGLDYGGLSKEFLTDITKAAFATEYGLFSQTTTSDRLLVPSPSARYLENGIQMIEFLGRIVGKALYEGILLDYSFSHVFIQKLLGRYSFIDELSGLDPELYRNLMYIKQYEGDLQELCLDFTVTEEFCGKMSIIELKPGGKDISVTIENKMQYIHAMADYKLNRQIVPFSNAFYRGLTDLISPAWLKLFNTHEFNQLLSGGNHDIDVDDLRRNTKYTGGYSDSSRTIKIFWEVMKGFEPSERCMLLKFVTSCSRAPLLGFKYLQPTFIIHKVSCDTSLWAAIGGQDVERLPSASTCYNTLKLPTYKRASTMREKLLYAITSNAGFELS, via the exons ATGGACCTTAATCGTAAACACAAG GTCTCCCTCAGAGGCGCCAGCAGTGAGGAGATGTCAAGGGATGCTTTGCTTGCTAAAGTCTCACAAGCAAGGGAGCTTCGCAGTTACGCGAGACGTGCTAATGCTGCTGCTATTTTCATTCAG AGAGTTTGGAGGTCTTACATTGTGAGAAAGAAGGCAGCTTTTGTGATCCAGGAAGAGTGGGAGAGTTCGCTGAGTTGCAATTCTGATACACTGACTAAGAGTTGGGTGTCAAGTAGAGTGTTGAGACCTTTCCTCTTCTTTATCAGATCTCTGTGTGTCCAACATCAAAAGATAGAGCCACGAGATGTACAGTGCATGCACACTTGCTTTAAGATTCTACTGGAAAGCATCAACTCTAATG ATCAAGGGTATCATTTTTGCTCACTAGCAGTTGGTACATTTGAAGAGAGTAAAACATGGGCCTGTCAAACACGAAGACTGGTGTCTCTCTGCTCTTTCCTTCTCACGGAGTGTAGTTACTCACAGGAGAGGATAAAAGATGTTCTTGGTGTCAGTGCCCTTTTACTACGCATCCTTATTGTTTTAACCGATCCCAAAAGCTGGAAGATTATCTCAAAACAAAACTTTGAAGATGCAGAAACAGCTGGGAAAATGATCGTTCAGTTTTTAGGGAGCTCTAAAAGTGGATATTACAGAGCAGTTAGAAAATATATCAAGTCATTAACCAAAAATTCAGATGAGAGACTATTGATTACTACGAGTGCAGTAACTTTGGCTCTACGACCATTCCATGCGAGACAACCTACTTTTGTTGATGACAATCAACCAGACACAAATTTGGCTGTTGAAGGATATGTTTCTCTAATACTTACAGTTCCTCGACTAGTTTGCTGCCTTCCAAGCGCTCTCATACGTGCACTGAAGCACAAAAGCATACTAATGCCAAGCTTTCATACTATATTG ATTTTGAGGGACAAACTGTTGACCAGAATATCAGAAATAGAGCATTCAGAGAAGCAAAGCTGTACAACGGAGATTCCTTCTGTTGGATGGGCTATGGGGAACATCATATCCCTGGCAACAGTTAGTGAAAACGATTTTATGGACACACAAGAATCTAATCCAGAGATGTTTTATGTCTTGTATGTTCATGTTATTGTGACCCTCGCCGAGAATCTCTTGTCTCAAGTTGAAAAGGTTGGAACTCGGGATATTCATCTTGACTTTGAGGCCACACCGGATGATACGGAGAAAGGAAAAAGTTCTGTAAAGATTTCGTTTGTTGAATTGCTTCGACCAGTATGTCAACAGTGGCATCTCGCAAAACTGTTGGCAGCTTCTGGGAAAGAAACTCGTGTTACAGCAGATAAAGATGCATCAACGAGGAGTAAAAAAGGATCAGAAACCCTAGAATTGTTTGACATTGCACGATTCTATTCATGTATGTTGAGAATCTTCTGCGTGCTGAATCCTGTTGTAGGACCTTTGCCTGTCCTTAATATGTTATCCTTCTGTCCTGGATACGTTGTCTCTTTGTGGAGCTCTCTAGAGAGTGTCCTACTCCCTGAAGATGGTTGCACTGCTGACGAATCATCTCATAAACCTGCTAAAGCTTCATGGAATACAAGAAGTGCTTCTGAGAAGAAACTGAAGCACCTTAAGAATGACGGAGTCAACAAGTGGGTGAATGTGCTTAACAAGTTCTCTGGTAAATCACCGGGGCCGCGGGAACATGTGGAGAGTACCGTTGATCAGCCAGGATCAAGCCAGGCTAATGAGTCAACTGATGATGGGTGGGACGTGCAAACTCTTAGGAGTGGTCCTGTAGGTATATCCAAAGATGTGTCATGTCTGCTTCATCTATTTTGTGCAAGCTATGCGCATTTACTCGTGGTTCTTGATGACATACAGTTCTATGAAAAGCAG ATCCCCTTTACGCTAGAGAAACAACGGAGAATTGCGTCAGTGCTTAACACTCTCGTGTACAATGGATTGTTGCGTGGCACAGGTCCTGAGAATAGACAACTTATGGATTCTGCTATCAGATGTTTGCATCTATTGTATGAAAGAGATTGCAGGCACCCTTTTTGTCCTTCTGCCCTGTGGCTCTCACCTGGTAGAACTAGTAGACCTCCAATTGCATTTGCTGCAAGAACTCATGAGGTTTTACCAACCAATGATGTTTTTACGTCTCCAAGCATGGGTTCTGTTATAACAATTACTCCGCATGTCTTTCCATTTGAAGAAAG GGTTCATGTGTTTAGAGAGTTTATAAGCATGGATAAAGCTTCAAGGAAAATGGCTGGTGAAGTGGATGCGCCTGGCGCAAGATCAATAGAGATAGTTGTTCGTCGAGGTCATGTGGTCGAGGATGGATTTCGACAACTGAATTCCATCGGTAGCAGGCTAAAATCCTCCATTCATGTCTCGTTTGTGAACGAGTCTGGCCTTCCTGAGGCTGGCCTAGACTATGGTGGCCTTTCAAAAGAATTTTTGACGGACATAACCAAAGCAGCTTTTGCTACTGA GTATGGGTTATTCTCGCAAACTACTACTTCAGATAGGTTGCTTGTTCCTAGCCCATCTGCTCGGTACCTTGAGAACGGGATTCAGATGATTGAGTTTCTTGGAAGAATTGTTGGAAAAGCTCTATATGAAGGAATACTTCTGGATTACTCCTTTTCACACGTTTTCATCCAGAAGCTATTGGGGCGTTATAGCTTTATTGATGAACTGTCAGGGCTTGATCCGGAGCTCTACAGGAACCTTATGTATATCAAG CAATATGAGGGTGATTTACAGGAACTCTGTCTGGATTTCACAGTCACTGAAGAGTTTTGTGGGAAAATGAGCATAATTGAGCTCAAACCCGGTGGGAAGGATATCTCAGTAACGATTGAGAACAAAATGCAATATATTCATGCAATGGCCGACTATAAACTCAACCGCCAG ATTGTGCCCTTTTCAAATGCATTTTACAGAGGGTTAACCGACCTTATATCTCCTGCTTGGTTGAAACTGTTTAACACCCATGAATTTAATCAG TTACTCTCTGGAGGAAACCATGATATCGATGTTGATGACTTAAGAAGGAATACAAAATACACTGGTGGTTACTCTGATAGCAGTCGAACAATCAAAATCTTTTGGGAG GTTATGAAAGGTTTTGAACCGAGTGAACGCTGCATGCTCCTAAAGTTTGTGACTAGTTGTTCTCGAGCACCACTCCTTGGTTTCAAATACTTGCAGCCAACCTTCATCATCCACAAA GTTTCTTGTGACACTTCTCTTTGGGCTGCCATTGGAGGACAAGATGTAGAAAGGCTTCCATCTGCTTCTACGTGCTACAATACTCTTAAG CTTCCAACGTATAAACGAGCAAGCACTATGAGGGAGAAACTATTGTACGCGATTACATCAAATGCAGGATTTGAACTCTCCTAG
- the LOC106338669 gene encoding uncharacterized protein LOC106338669 — translation MNDELYLNLVDFQLILSGTLDDKLLIDVLGQVLDCGDVETIQCSGGNQRKKLEFILRDINDSRIPCCIWGNLTDILHSACNQDDGMVTLLLRFAKLGKFRGELQISNSFDASRMIINPAIPEAEAFKDIDNGDDTTLITFESNEESQEDNNKQVNHPGKRGQRDKWLIFPTKTIQEMVASTQVDKCLVTCIVYAIDMDWSWYYFGCDACQKRVIKTGTNIKIVKGTEITTHIWWCETCNDTVFKVSPRFWLHCVLAMVTIYYPK, via the exons ATGAATGATGAGTTGTATCTTAATTTGGTCGATTTCCAGTTAATTTTATCTGGCACACTTGATGATAAGCTCTTAATTG ATGTGCTTGGCCAAGTTTTGGATTGTGGTGATGTCGAAACCATTCAGTGTTCTGGGGGTAACCAGCGTAAAAAACTGGAATTCATCCTAAGAGACATCAA TGATTCAAGAATACCATGCTGCATTTGGGGAAACTTAACCGATATTCTCCATTCTGCCTGCAACCAAGACGATGGAATGGTTACATTGCTTTTGAGGTTTGCTAAACTTGGAAAGTTTAGAG GAGAACTACAAATCTCTAATTCCTTTGATGCCTCTCGAATGATCATTAACCCGGCAATACCAGAGGCTGAAGCATTTAAAGATAT CGACAATGGGGATGACACAACTCTAATTACATTTGAAAGTAATGAGGAGAGTCAAGAGGACAACAACAAGCAAGTAAATCATCCAGGCAAGCGAGGACAGCGTGATAAGTGGTTGATATTCCCCACTAAGACCATCCAAGAAATGGTAGCGTCAACTCAA GTTGATAAATGTTTAGTCACTTGCATAGTCTATGCAATTGATATGGATTGGTCCTGGTATTACTTTGGTTGTGATGCATGCCAAAAAAGGGTGATCAAAACCGGAACCAACATTAAGATAGTAAAAGGAACTGAAATAACCACTCATATTTGGTGGTGTGAGACATGCAACGACACTGTGTTCAAAGTTTCACCAAG GTTTTGGCTTCACTGTGTTCTGGCGATGGTAACCATATATTATCCTAAATGA